A part of Argonema galeatum A003/A1 genomic DNA contains:
- a CDS encoding argininosuccinate synthase translates to MGRANKVVLAYSGGVDTSVCIPYLKEEWGVKEVITLAADLGQGDELEAVREKALKSGAIESLVADATESFVKDYAFPAILANALYENRYPLQTALARPLIAKLLVEAAEKYGADAVAHGCTGKGNDQVRFDVSIAALNPDIKVLAPAREWGMSREETIAYGEKFGIPSPVKKKSPYSIDRNLFGRSIEAGPLEDPWTEPEEEIYAITKAIADTPNEPEYVEIDFEQGIPTKVNGEALNPVQLVTKLNDIAGNHGFGRIDMLENRLVGIKSREIYEAPALLLLINAHRDLESLTLTADVTHYKRGIEETYTQLVYNGLWYSPLKAALDAFVQKTQERVSGTVRVKLFKGNANIVGRKSDKTLYSPTLATYGAEDQFDHKAAEGFIYVWGLPTRVWSQKNRQS, encoded by the coding sequence ATGGGTCGCGCCAATAAAGTTGTGCTGGCATATTCGGGAGGAGTCGATACCTCCGTCTGTATTCCTTACCTCAAAGAAGAGTGGGGCGTAAAAGAAGTCATTACTCTGGCAGCGGATCTCGGTCAGGGAGATGAATTGGAGGCAGTGCGAGAAAAAGCGCTAAAATCGGGTGCAATCGAATCGCTAGTTGCCGATGCAACTGAAAGTTTCGTCAAAGACTATGCCTTTCCAGCGATTCTAGCTAACGCTCTTTATGAAAATCGCTATCCCCTCCAGACAGCGCTTGCCCGCCCGCTGATTGCTAAGCTTTTGGTTGAGGCTGCCGAAAAATACGGTGCGGATGCTGTAGCGCACGGTTGCACCGGCAAGGGAAATGACCAAGTTCGCTTTGATGTTTCTATTGCTGCGCTTAACCCCGATATCAAAGTGCTGGCACCGGCACGGGAATGGGGGATGAGTCGGGAGGAAACGATCGCATATGGCGAAAAATTTGGCATTCCATCCCCGGTGAAGAAAAAATCTCCTTACAGTATCGATCGCAATTTATTCGGTCGCAGCATTGAAGCGGGGCCATTAGAAGATCCTTGGACAGAACCGGAGGAAGAAATCTATGCGATCACAAAAGCGATCGCAGATACCCCCAACGAGCCAGAATATGTAGAAATTGACTTTGAGCAAGGCATTCCCACAAAAGTCAATGGGGAAGCGCTTAACCCCGTCCAGCTAGTTACCAAACTCAATGATATCGCTGGAAATCACGGCTTCGGACGGATTGATATGCTAGAAAACCGTCTCGTGGGCATCAAATCGCGAGAAATCTACGAAGCACCCGCTCTTTTGCTTTTAATTAACGCTCATCGTGACTTGGAAAGCCTTACTCTGACAGCAGATGTCACCCACTATAAGCGCGGTATCGAAGAAACTTATACCCAACTTGTCTATAACGGTCTTTGGTACAGTCCTCTCAAAGCAGCTTTAGATGCTTTTGTTCAAAAAACCCAAGAGCGAGTATCGGGAACGGTGCGCGTCAAACTGTTTAAGGGCAATGCCAACATTGTAGGACGCAAGTCAGACAAAACTCTTTACAGTCCTACTTTGGCAACCTACGGTGCTGAAGATCAGTTTGACCATAAAGCTGCTGAAGGCTTTATCTACGTTTGGGGACTCCCCACTCGCGTTTGGTCGCAGAAAAACCGCCAATCATAG
- a CDS encoding pentapeptide repeat-containing protein, whose protein sequence is MAGNIAHIKRLIETKQCQGGDLSEATLARLNLSGADLSGAKLVFANMNSVNLSGANLSGADLSFANLVSANLANADMSGADCKGLNFFDANMSKTNLCGADLGFANLVNVNLSEANLNGADLDGASLIGANLTRANLCGTDLGGANLGNANLLEANLSNATVCDARLVGANLQDANLSGADLRDANLLNANLTGANLSGANLTGANLANARLDGAIGLYRDDPVAVRQNEPPRSNPTGPNVSYLNFLQANSKPPNSNRLGLPHSGW, encoded by the coding sequence GCGCGGCTCAATTTGAGCGGTGCCGACTTGAGCGGTGCTAAATTGGTTTTTGCCAATATGAATAGCGTCAACTTGAGCGGTGCTAATTTAAGCGGTGCCGATCTAAGTTTTGCTAACTTGGTTTCGGCTAATTTGGCTAATGCTGACATGAGTGGCGCAGACTGCAAAGGGCTCAACTTCTTTGATGCCAACATGAGTAAAACCAATCTCTGCGGTGCCGATTTAGGGTTTGCCAATTTAGTTAATGTCAACTTGAGCGAAGCCAACCTGAATGGTGCCGACTTAGATGGTGCCAGTTTAATCGGGGCCAATCTGACTCGTGCCAACCTCTGCGGTACTGATTTGGGTGGTGCCAATTTGGGCAATGCAAATCTGTTAGAAGCGAACTTGTCTAATGCCACTGTATGCGATGCTCGCTTAGTGGGTGCTAACCTGCAAGATGCCAACCTCAGCGGTGCGGACTTGAGGGATGCTAACTTGCTCAACGCCAACCTCACTGGTGCCAACTTGAGTGGTGCCAACCTCACTGGTGCCAATTTAGCAAATGCGCGACTGGATGGTGCGATCGGACTCTACAGAGACGATCCCGTTGCGGTTAGACAAAATGAGCCTCCCAGGTCGAACCCTACTGGGCCAAATGTCTCCTATCTAAATTTTTTGCAAGCCAACTCCAAACCCCCAAATTCTAACCGTTTGGGTCTGCCCCATTCAGGATGGTGA